The Flavobacterium johnsoniae UW101 genomic interval AAGGAAAAGATATTGAAATTATTAAGTTCATTTTCTTCTGATGAATTGAAAATAGTTGAGGAGAGTAATTTTGTTGATCCTAATTTTATTAAAAATAAAAGAAAATTAGAGGCTGCAGCGGCTAAAATTGATAATGGTACAGCAAAGATTTACACATTTGAGGAATTAGATGAAATCTTAGAAAAAACTATTTCTAAATATGAAAGTTAGCTTTACTGAGGATTTTATGTTGCAACTAAAAGAACAAATAAAATATATAGCTAAAGATAAACCAATTGCTGCGAGAAAATTTAAAAAAGATTTGCTTAAGAATATTAAAAAAGATTTGGTAAACCCTTTTTACTTTAAAAAATCCATTTATTTTGATGAGGAAAAGTATCGAGACTATGTTTTTAAAGGTTACACTGCAATTATTAGAATTGAATCGGAATTAGAAATTGTTTATATTATTGGTTTTTTAAAACACAATAAATTATTTTAAGGTAAACCTGCTAAAAAAATACAATGCCAAGAATACTCTCTATAGATTACGGACAAAAACGTACCGGAATAGCAGTTACAGATGAAATGCAGATAATAGCATCTGGTTTAACTACGATTCCAACTCACACTTTAATCGATTTTCTTAAAGATTATTTTGCTAAAGAAAAAGTTGAAGCCGTTTTAATTGGCGAGCCCA includes:
- a CDS encoding type II toxin-antitoxin system RelE/ParE family toxin → MKVSFTEDFMLQLKEQIKYIAKDKPIAARKFKKDLLKNIKKDLVNPFYFKKSIYFDEEKYRDYVFKGYTAIIRIESELEIVYIIGFLKHNKLF